DNA from Rosa rugosa chromosome 6, drRosRugo1.1, whole genome shotgun sequence:
ATCTTTgatacttaacaaggttcgattagctcttggtgcatatagagcttctttaaatatatctcatattctttagagtatttctattttagtagaatgataatcttttcattctaataatttttctctagatgtattgctttacatctttataatgctattttgaaccatgtaaatatgtgtatagtaaataaatttgaataaattcagtgcttcagaataaaattcaaaatttattaataagccaacgataatcaaatcaaggtcttgttctaattcatcaaaccagtattgaaataaactttaagaccaagtagtagtctaattaaaaatgaggcattatgccttcacaactgtctttggaaaataaaatgaataaagcAGACCAGTCAAGATTGAGAGCATCCATTGACTTAGCAAGTTCCTCtttgccattgaagtctgcaattgtaAGGTTGACGTCTAGGTCatgacctccttcttccatatagtgagcctcttgttctttagactctctatacctcttgtaattggctgctactctgttgtttgcttggcagttcttgtaccaatgcccaatgaatccacacctatagcatggttcattgtcaACTCTTTCCTTTGGCATCTTGTTTCCATGATCCCCatgtccctttccacgtggtgcattgttgccatgtgggtagggatcagcacgtctaAACCCCCTTGCATTGGAGTTATTTCCAcctttcatttttccataattagcctcgggaattttctttgtcccagtgGGCCTGGCATTGTTATTCAAGAGAATCTTATTTtgtctctcagccacttgcagtaggcttatcaacttattgaaggttgtgattcttttgttgtcataatCCAACtgatactggttcgctagtataaaaGCTGAATTAGGAAAGGTGGTAAGAGTCTtgtagatcatatcatcttctgtgatttcccttccacagaaattgagacgtgcctttaagcgcaacatgtccttgttgaagtcattgacctttTTATAGTCAAGAAAACGGATTCCATTCCACTGAACAGCCAGTCCTGGGAGCAAAGTATcgtgaatgttcccaaaacgtcctttaagggcatcccacagtgctttgggtgtcttcaactgaaggtactcccagcgtaggctaggatcaatatgtcgcctcagaaaAATTAAGGCAtctgctttcaccttattagatagttcatcatctttggggtcggtaatggtggcagtgtagtcttttgccacaaaggcagtttccatatcggaaacccaacggtggtactcaagtccttctgagttcaagatgtcaaattcaggtcgagttggatcagccatctacataaacaagagagaagaaataaattacgcagtcataaagacatccacgtgaattatttttcaaacgtatgaattagatttcaagaccaagattcgtaatggtcacattttttttctttcgatgctatgtgaaaatactttatcacagtaagtgtgtatgatgcgcatgaattttcattatcatggccaAACGGTATTGATATGTTGCATTAAAAATAATCATAGTACATTTAAATATATCATATAAAAATAAGCttcatgctcaaatttcacaaatatacaacaaattatatactacacataataatagcaataatatatcatgcgtaaaataaaatataaataatagcATAATATAAAGACATGCGTAGGAATAATTATATAAGagtaaataaaattcacaaaacatgcTCACAATTGCATAATAAAAACAtaagcaataaaatataaagcatgcttaaacataattataaatcatgcttaaatataatcatataaaacataaataataagGCATGCTCAAAAATCCTAATTAAATATACcatagtatgaaattaaataaataaaagaaaacatacttgattttgagtaaataaaacgatcctagcgcacgcgcgtgttgatgcaggcgtgcgtaacGATGTTTTTGGCTTGTGAAAAAAAACTGGGccgcttccttttttttttttcaacagtgGGCcggagtttttttttatttttttattttcgtcccttctctttttttttctttggaccGGCTATTACTTTGGGCCGGATCgcatctttttgtttttgatttttttcttttctttttctctctctgttttttctttttctttctgggtATACTGCGCAGGGGACCGCGCTGGTGAGTTGGGCAGCGTAGGGATCTGCGGCCGGTGGCAGGGACTGGGTTGAGATCAGTGGGTCTCAAGGGCGGCGCCGGTGATCTGGACGGTGAAGGGTGATCCGCGGCTGTGCGAGCAGTTGCGCGGGGTTGTGGCTTGCAGGTTTGCAGGTACGGTGGCGGCGTGGGGCTGCTGCAGGCGGGTTGCTGCAGATCGGTGGCTGCTGCGCGTGGATTGTTGCTGCAAGGCACTAGGGACTGCCACAGACGCGCGGGGGCAGGAGGCTGCGGTGGGCTGGGATCCAGTGGCCTGGGTGTGCAGGCTGAGATCGGTGAGGTGGGCACGGGGATGCTGCCGGGATCGCCGGATCGGTGCTGGGATGGGCTGTTGGGCGCGGGTCTGCAGCGAGGTCTACGTGGGCTGTGGTAAAAGCGCGCTGGAGGCCGGTGGGCTAGGTTAGGCTACGCCGGTCTATGTGATGTGCAGGCGGAGGTGAAGCGCGGCCTGGTGTGCTGCAAGGTAGATGGAGGCCGGACGAGGCCGGTCTGGACTGCAGAGGGGAGGAGGCCGGTCTATGTtgggagatttttttttgttttgttttttttttttttttttgggtggcgacagaaaagaaaaagtttttgtttttcttttagggttttttttttcttggctatttgctctgagcgtgctgataacgtgttaaagtaaaatgtcaattggaattggtctactcatttcatttcatagtccctttatatagggatagaattacaacggaaatatcgattacattaatgatactaaatgctgattgatccgtaattgtgctgattgatggtaatcactgattccttgattccctcttcgttagttgctttgatgaaggcacacaatatgtttttcctttaacaatatatatatatatatatatatatatatatatatgactttCTACCTAATGTGTGCTTTTTGGGCAAGTAATAAATCTCAAAGCTCTTGAGAGAAGAATCCCTACAAAGGTGATTACGTTtcacttctttctttcttgaatACAAATTGATGTGCTTCAGAACTGATTTTCATTCAATTATCGACCCTATGAGGTTGGGTCGATAATCAAATAGTAACCCATCACTATATATGAATGAAAAGATAACAAACAACTACATTAATAAAAGAAGACTGCATACAATATGATCCACTACTAGCTCCAATTTTACATTTCAAATTTAGCAAATATATATAACCTTTTATAACTTGACTAATGGCCCGTGTAGAGATTAGCTATATGAATAAATTGGCCTAATTAACTTTTCATGTCAACCCTACAGATGAGATTTTTGAATGAGAATATGTACACCGTTTCCAGGCTCTACAATCATTTTGAAAGCAGGGGAGTGTCTGTATTTGGGTGATAGAGAGAAAGTGAACTTGGAGATAATGAGGGAGAGGACAACCTTCAATTGTACCATAGCAAAGTTTTTGCCTAAACAGGTTCGAGGACCCAAACCAAAGGGGATATAGGCTTGAGGAAACTTGCAAGCCTTTGAGACACCATCAATGAACCTCTCAGGTTTGAATTCATTTGCATCTTGTCCCCAAATGTCTGTGTCTCTGTGCAATGTTGGGATCAAAGTCCACAAGTATACCCCTTTCGGAATGCTTATGTTTCCCACCTGGGTGTCTTCAAGTGCTTCTCTTGATACAAAAGCAGCTGGTGGGTATAGACGCATGACTTCTTGAATCACCATATTTATCTGCAAGGTGTACCAATGCATGTGTTAGCTTATACATTACTGTACCATTAATCTTTCTATGGTTGCCTCTTTGAAGCATTTTGTCAACATTTTGGGCCGCTCCCATTTAAGAAAGACGGAGGCAAGCCTACATCTTAACGCTAAATCAACGAGAGAAATATACTCGACGGGAGCAAGTACATTGctccaaaaacaatatatagGCCAAGTGCAGGATTCATCTTGTTGCACGAGAAGGAGAGTGCCAATTAGATTGACATGCATTATTAACTAATAGCTTAAATTTTTCGGTTATCTAATTCTTGGGGATAAGAAACTTCATGTCCGCCAAGATAAGTGAAGATAAAAGACTAAATGCAAAGACTTGTACCGTTTTCAATTGAGGGAGTGAATTAGCATCTAGCTGACCATCGGGGCAAACTTCTGCCAACTCGGTCCTGATTCGAGATTGCCACTCGGGATGTAAAGCGAGTAGCATCAAACACCAAGAGGCAGCAACACCAGTGGATTCATGCCCTGcaaagtaaatgttcttgcaGTTGTCAACTTTGAATCGCTTGGATGAATCCTTGCCTTTGCCTAGGCTTTGGTCACTCATGGCTCCCACTAATATTAACTGCAATAGATCCTTTTCTGACGAAGAAGTCTCTAACCCTTCTCGTTCTCGTTCTTTCACAGTTTCCCATATCAAtgactctatctctctctctaaacaaCTTATCTCCTTTTGCTTTTTCAACCCTCTGCATTGCATTGTTAAAGTACATTAGGAACTTGTACGTATCACACACAAAATTACAAAGTTTATACTAGTGTCATAGTAACTATTTACATACCCTAAATTAGAAAATGATCCAAAGAGGAAGGGTTGATGAGACATTATTTCCTGAAGACTTCTAAGCTTTGAGAAAATCTCTTTGCCCTTAGAATAAGAACTCCCAAAACAAGCCCTTGCGATAACATCAGCTGAGAAACCCCTTAAATGCTCATCTACTTGAATCTCTGCTCTCATACCTCCTTGTCCTTCAATACACTCCTCCCATTTTCTAAGCAATGGTTGCGCCGACTCCAACATCAACCCTACCATCGCCTGTCATGTTAAGAAATCGATCAGCAGAGAATCCGAAACGTTGTTCAAAGTTTTTTAACTTTATTCTTTTACCTTGACTTTGTCTCTGAAAAACTCAGGTGCGACAATTTTTCTTTGTTGTAACCAAAATATGCCATTGGATCTAAGAATTCCATTTCCAAGCATGGGAGCAAGTCTCTTGCTTACATAGGAAGGCTTACCTAAATCCAAACTATTACACTGGTTCATTTCCTTCACTAGCTCTGGTTGGTTCACATATAAATGTTGCCTCAATCCTGTTGAATACGTGTAAATTAAACCTGCAAAGTTCATTTCATTAATTTCTCAGGTCAGTTCTTATGATTTGAGCGACACTAGTTCATTTGAAAAAATAACCAAAGAAAGCTAGAACATTTAGAAACTATGATGAGCTGAATCAACTAGTTTTGGACTATAAACATGCCCAATCTCAAACACTATAAATTACATATAGTACTTCTCGAGTCTCGATCGAAAAACATACTACTAATTGTTAGTATAGTCATAGAATATGTCATAATGTTAGGATATCATCTCAAGTTCAAATTAGAAATCTTCATGTgtaataaatataaataaacagAAACTTCATCCTAGTTATTAAAAGTATTCTATTAATGTAATagtattttgttttttgtttttttgtttgagCAATGAAAGTTTGGACAGGAAACACAACTTTTCAATATAAGAAATACATGCAGCACAGCAGATGAGGGGGTGCGTTAGACCACAGACACAAGGTCACTTTGACTATCATGAGATGTATCTAGGAACCCCATTTGGCATCTAAGAGTATTTTGTTGGAACACTAACCTAATTAGATGTTTTAGATGAGTGATAATACTCCATTTTTTATTAGATATGGTCCTGTCTCTGTTCCAATCATGGTTACTTTTTAACACACGACATCATATAATAGTTTCATTTCATGGTTGTTGTAATTTAGTCCAAAACATTATTTAAAGTAGGTCATTATTTTGTTGCTGTCATATTTTATTGTAATGATGGCATAAGTAACATGATTAGACAGTAAACTAATTTAATTCCTGGATTGGGAATCTATTTGCAAATGCTCGACATTAACATATGCATTGGCCATCGGGGTACTGTTAACTTTACTAGTCAAACTAAGCATCTTGAGTCATTTGCATTGGCCAAATCTCATTGACTCAGTCGGTCAGTCTAACGTCGATCAAGATCTAGCTGGCTTACCCTAGCTAAGCTTATTACATTCATGTCTCCACAAATCACAGCTAGAAATCCTTACTTTCATATGAAATCCTTTGTTTTCCTGGCCAAAGTTCGTAAGAATTACTCTTCTGTCATCTTTTCCAAACAGTGCTTAGTTTCAGAAAGGTGAAAACCAACGTTTTATATCTAGCTATATATCTACGTTCTATAATATacaagcaagaagaagaagaacgagaTCAAAGTAGATGAATTACCGTATTCTTTTCGCCAGCGTTCGAAATACGGGAAGAGGCTGGAAGTGTAGTCGTGGGCTACAAATTCAGAGTGATTTGGAGACTTCTGAGCTTGGAGTTGGATTTTCTGCATCTCAGCGAGATTCCCATATAGTAAAGAAGGTGTAGGGCCTTTGATGCCTTGCATTTGGAGCTTCCTTCGGAGCCTCACGGACTTCAACCAGACTGTGTTgtagagatgaagaaagaagcCAACCAGTCCCAAAAGAACTAAGGAAGAAACGAGTCTGAAATGAAGAGAgagctccattttttttttctctgagcTTTCAGTTTCTAGCTAGCAGCTAGCTAGAGTCGTGATATTTATAGCAACTGAATAAGAGTGTGTACTTTATATTCATATATAATACTGTAGTGTAAAAGTTACTCTGGGTTATAATGCCCGCGACTTATTTCGGACTATAAATCGGTAATTTGGTATATATTGGTTAGGTAACCCATCGCATTATTAGTTCAAATGAACAAGTCGCAACAGATTATTTTATATATCTGATATATTATGTTAGTGAGTTCACTGATCGAGTTGTGTATTAGTCATTTTCTATTCCATATTTGTTTGGTATTAAATGAAACAAATGACGAGAGAGATTCGAGGGTCGAGttctataatttaaaattttatttaaaaaataaacataTTTAAgtcaaatgaaaaaaagaaaacaaaatgataCATCAATGGTGATTATGTATATCATTGATATGACCAAAGCTCTTGTTGTAGGTAATCATGTATATCATTGATATGACCAAAGCTCTTGTTGTAAGGTAATATATATCAGAGATAAAGAATTGCTAACATCAAGCCACCCTCGTATGCAAAGCCCTTGCTGATCGAGATGATTGGACATGAAATGGATCTATCTAAAGACATCGTCATCAAAAGAAGATAAAATGATTGGACATTAAATGTGtgttttaccaaaaaaaaaaaaaaaaggttggtgCGGCTGCCATCAagttttgattaatgaaattgcataaTACAAGGGGGtgacgtagagcctgaacctcAGATTACAATGaacataaagagaacatcctgaaataatattaagactctccacaaaatctatgtatt
Protein-coding regions in this window:
- the LOC133717232 gene encoding uncharacterized protein LOC133717232, with protein sequence MADPTRPEFDILNSEGLEYHRWVSDMETAFVAKDYTATITDPKDDELSNKVKADALIFLRRHIDPSLRWEYLQLKTPKALWDALKGRFGNIHDTLLPGLAVQWNGIRFLDYKKVNDFNKDMLRLKARLNFCGREITEDDMIYKTLTTFPNSAFILANQYQLDYDNKRITTFNKLISLLQVAERQNKILLNNNARPTGTKKIPEANYGKMKGGNNSNARGFRRADPYPHGNNAPRGKGHGDHGNKMPKERVDNEPCYRCGFIGHWYKNCQANNRVAANYKRYRESKEQEAHYMEEGGHDLDVNLTIADFNGKEELAKSMDALNLDWSALFILFSKDSCEGIMPHF
- the LOC133717272 gene encoding cytochrome P450 714A1-like; translated protein: MELSLHFRLVSSLVLLGLVGFFLHLYNTVWLKSVRLRRKLQMQGIKGPTPSLLYGNLAEMQKIQLQAQKSPNHSEFVAHDYTSSLFPYFERWRKEYGLIYTYSTGLRQHLYVNQPELVKEMNQCNSLDLGKPSYVSKRLAPMLGNGILRSNGIFWLQQRKIVAPEFFRDKVKAMVGLMLESAQPLLRKWEECIEGQGGMRAEIQVDEHLRGFSADVIARACFGSSYSKGKEIFSKLRSLQEIMSHQPFLFGSFSNLGGLKKQKEISCLEREIESLIWETVKEREREGLETSSSEKDLLQLILVGAMSDQSLGKGKDSSKRFKVDNCKNIYFAGHESTGVAASWCLMLLALHPEWQSRIRTELAEVCPDGQLDANSLPQLKTINMVIQEVMRLYPPAAFVSREALEDTQVGNISIPKGVYLWTLIPTLHRDTDIWGQDANEFKPERFIDGVSKACKFPQAYIPFGLGPRTCLGKNFAMVQLKVVLSLIISKFTFSLSPKYRHSPAFKMIVEPGNGVHILIQKSHL